The genomic DNA CGCCTTGCCCTGACGGACCACGTCGGCGAAGGCCTGGAACGTCTCCTCCAGCGGGGTCTCGTAGTCGAAGCGGTGTGCCTGGTAGAGATCGACGTAGTCGGTGCCGAGGCGCTGCAGCGAGCCGTTGATCGACTCCATGATGTGCTTCCGGCTCAGGCCGGTGTCGTTCGGACCCTTGGGGCCGGTCGGGAAGTAGACCTTCGTGAAGATCTCGAGGCTCTCGCGACGCTGGCCCTCCAGAGCCTTGCCGAGCACGACCTCGGCGGCCGTGTTGGCGTAGGTGTCCGCGGTGTCGAACGTGGTGATGCCGGCGTCCAGGGCGGCGTGCACGGTCTTGACCGCGGCGTCGTCCTCGACCTGCGAGGCGTGCGTGACCCAGTTGCCGTACGTGATCTCCGAGACCTTGAGACCGCTGTTACCGAGATAGCGATAGTTGACCATGGACCAACGCTAGTCCCGCCAGCGGACCGGCGGGCCGGATCGACGGTGATCGTCAGGCGGTGGCGGGCGCCGGTCCGCGGCGGCGGGACGTGAGCGCGGCCCCGACCAGCACCCCGACCGCGGCGAGCGCACTGACGGCGTACAGGGGCAGGGCCCACGGGGAGGCATCGGCGCCGCTGATGCCGAAGGTGTCGGCGAGCCCCATGCCCGGGCCGAACGACGCGACGAAGTAGGCCGGAGCCCCGCCCATGAGCAGCGCGAGGAAGGTCATGCCGGCCACCACCGCCGGAGCCCGTGTGAGGAGGCAGACGACGGCCGTCCCGATGGCCAGGCACACCCCCGCACCGAGGATGCCGAGCACGGTCGGCGGCATGAGGCTCTCCCCGGCGTTGGACATCGCGGCCCGGACCTCGTCGAGCGAGAGGTCGCCCGGAGCCGCGGCGAGCGGGTTCAGCACGAGGATCTGCACCGCGGCGAGGGCGGCGTACGCGGTGACGGCGAGCACGCCCGCGACGCAGATCCAGAGGGTGGGACGCGGCACCGGTGTCATGCGGTCACCCTAGGCAGGGCTGCTGAGAGTCTCCCGGTATTCGCGCCAGGCGTCGCCCAGGCGGCGCACCCCTTCGGTGAGCACGTCGTCCGGCGCGGTGAACGGCAGGCGCACGTGGTCGTCCGGAGCGGCGGCCGAGACCGCGAACGCGCCGGTGCCCGCGATCGAGACCCCGTGCGCCGCGGCGACGCGCGCGAGAGCCGATGCGGAGCCCCGAGGCAGCGCCGCCCACAGCGCGAGTCCGCCCCGAGGGGCATCGGAGGTCCAGTCGGGGAGGTGCGCGGCCATCAGCTCCTGCAGCAGGAGGAGCCGCTGCTGGTGCACGCGGCTGTTGGCGCGGCGGAGCTCCGTCGCGTGCGCGATGAGGTCGAGTGCGAGGAGCTGGCCGGGCACGCTCGTGGACTGGTCGGCGAGCTGCCGGGCGCCGCGGAGCCGCCGGACCAGCACCGGGTCGGCCCGCAGCCACCCGATCCGCAGCCCGGCCCAGGCCCACTTCGACACGGATTCGACGACGAGCACCGGGGCGTCCGGCCGCTCCGAGGCGAGCGTGGGCGGGACGACCCCGTCGAACGAGATGCCGGCGACGACGCGATCCTCGATCACGGGAACCCCGTACTGCGCGGCGAGCTCGGCCACGCGGTGGCGCGCCGCCGCGGGCAGCCGCGTCCCCGTCGGGTTCTGGTGGTGCGGGTTGAGCGCGACGAGCACGGGACGCAGCCGGGCCATCGCCTGCTCCAGCGCGTCGACGTCGAGGCCGTCCGCGCCCATCGGCACGCCGTGCACGGTGCCGCCGCGCAGCCCCACGGAGTCGGTCACGCCCGGCCAGGTGATCTCCTCCGCGAGCACGACGTCGCCGGGCTCCACGAGCGCGTTGACGACGAGGCTGATGGCCTGCTGCGCGCCGTGGGTCACGAGGATCTGCTCGGGCGTGGTCGGCGTCCCCTCGGCGCGGTACATGTCGGCGATGAGTTCGCGGAGGGCGGGGAGCCCCGCGGGGTCGGTCTCCGGGAGCAGGGCGAGGTCGAGCCGCGGCTGGTGGTCGCGGATGAGCTGCACACCGAGGTCCGGGATCTGCGGCACCGTGCGGAGCAGGTCGATCGCGTTGGGGAGAGCCGAGAACAGGGCCTCGCCGCGGCCGGGACGGCGGTCCGCCGCGGGGGTCGTCCTCGCCCCCGCGACCGTGGTCCCGCTCCCCTGCCGGCGCTCGACGAGGCCCTGCTCGGCGAGGGACGCATAGGCCGACACGACCGTGCCCCGCGAGACCGCGACCGCCGCGGAGAGGGCGCGTTCGGCAGGCAGGCGGTCGGCGGGACGCAGCTCACCCCCGCCGATCAGGGCGGCGATCGCCGCGGCGAGGCGGGTGGAGAGGGTGCCGTCGCCGTGGGCCCAGCGGCCGAGGCGTGCGGCGAGAGCGCCCGCAGCGACCTCACCGCCCTGCACGAGGGGACCGGGGGCCGATCCGTGGGCCACCGGCGTCGCATTGGCCCTGTCGAGGGTGTCCATGAGAGCCGATTCTGGACCAATGACAGCTTCCACGACCAGCTTCGGGCTCGATCTCGGTCCAATTCAGCAGGATTGGACCATCGGCGAGCTCCTCGCATGGCTCCAGGACGACGCCCGCACGCACGACCCGGCCCTCCGCGAACCGCTCGCCCGCATCGAGGCCGCCGTGACCGGCACCCCGTGGCCGAGCTCCCCGTCCACGGTGGCCTTGATCCGTTCTCTCGCGGCGGCGTCGCGGTCCGGAGGCCTCGCCCGTGTTCGAATCGCCCACTTTGCTCCGAATCCGGCCGGGATGGAGCACAGTGAGCGACTCGAAACGAGTCAGGTGGCCTGAGCCCCGGGAGTGGTGACGATGTCGGCGCGGTCACGGAAGCCCTCGGCCGTGACCCTGTCCAGCGCGACCTGCTTGCGGATGGCCAGCGCCTTCTCATAGAGGCTCGGGTCGCCGTAGCTCGTGAGCACCTTCACCAGCACCGGCAGCAGCTCGATCATGAAGAACAGCGCCGCGATGAGGATGTGCGCCCAGAGGATCGCGGGCTCCTTCTCACTCAGGCGGTTGAGGCCGCTGATCTGACTCAGCAACCCCACCGCCCCGGCGTTGCCCTGCGCCACGGAGTCCGCCCGGGCGTTGTAGGCCGCGAGCGCCTGCTCGTACGTGTCACGCGCGGCGGGGAGTTCATCCTTCGCCTGCTGACGGTTCTGCGACTCCGAGGCCGTGGTGTTCTCCTTGGCTGCGCTTCCGGCAGCGGCGAGTTCCTCGTTCGCGGTGCGGAGCTGGGCCGCGAGCGCGTCGTAGGTCTGCTGGGCCTCGGCGAGCTGGGCCTGGGCGGCCTGAGAGCTCGCGCCCTCGCCGTTCACGCCGGTGCAGCCGGGGACGGTGCCCGCACCCTCGCCCGTGAGCTCGCACTGGTACAGCGTCCGCGCCTGGTCGATCACGGCCTGCTGCTCCGTGAGCTTGGCCGTCAGGTCGTCGACCGTGGACTGGGCGGCGGATTCGGTCGCCGACGACGATTCGGTCCCCGCGACGATGCCCGTCGCCGCCTGGTTCTCGAGCGCCGCGACACGCTCGGACGCCGCATCCAGCGCCTTCTTCTCCGGACCGGTCTCGAGCGCCTCCTGGTCGGCCTGCGCCTGGACGATGTTGGTCGCGGCGACCTCCCGCGAGATGTCGTTGTGGAAGATCTGCAGAACGAGTGGCTCCGCGACGACGAAACCGATGATCGCGGCCATGATGACGCGGGGGATCGCGAGACCGATGAGCTTCCAGACGTTGCGGGTCGACGTCATGGTCGAGGTCAGGAAGCGGTCGAGGTTGAAGATGATGAGCGCCCACACGATCGCGAGCGGGATGGCGAGCCAGACCGCCGCGCGCACGCCCGTGGTGAGGGCGAAGAGCATGGAGATCGCGCTGACGAGGGCGGTCCCGGCGAGCACGAAGAACATCTGCACGAAGCGCGGGGTCTCGCCGGGGACGCGGTCGAGGATCTCGCCCTCGGCCCCGCCGAGGATCGCGAGAGCACGGAGGCGCTCGGCGGCGGTGCGACGACGACGCGGCTTCCGGACGCGCGGCGGACGCGCCTTCCGGTCGGCGACGGGCTCCGCGTCGACCGGGGCGTCGGGCGCCGTCACCGGCTCGGGCGTCGGGTCGTCGGACGCGACGTCGGACTGCGCGGGCGTGTCGCCGGTCGGCTCGTACTCGCGCAGGAAGTCGAGGTCATCCGTCTCGGCGTTCGGGTCGCCGTCGAGGATGATCCGACCCTGCGAGTCGAAGCGACCCGGGCGGTGGGCGGAATAGGGCATCCCGATAATCTACGAAACTCCGCCTGTGCATACCGTGGAAGATCCCTTGGACGGGCCTTCGAGTCGCGCGAATGGCTGCA from Microbacterium paraoxydans includes the following:
- a CDS encoding DUF4407 domain-containing protein; the encoded protein is MPYSAHRPGRFDSQGRIILDGDPNAETDDLDFLREYEPTGDTPAQSDVASDDPTPEPVTAPDAPVDAEPVADRKARPPRVRKPRRRRTAAERLRALAILGGAEGEILDRVPGETPRFVQMFFVLAGTALVSAISMLFALTTGVRAAVWLAIPLAIVWALIIFNLDRFLTSTMTSTRNVWKLIGLAIPRVIMAAIIGFVVAEPLVLQIFHNDISREVAATNIVQAQADQEALETGPEKKALDAASERVAALENQAATGIVAGTESSSATESAAQSTVDDLTAKLTEQQAVIDQARTLYQCELTGEGAGTVPGCTGVNGEGASSQAAQAQLAEAQQTYDALAAQLRTANEELAAAGSAAKENTTASESQNRQQAKDELPAARDTYEQALAAYNARADSVAQGNAGAVGLLSQISGLNRLSEKEPAILWAHILIAALFFMIELLPVLVKVLTSYGDPSLYEKALAIRKQVALDRVTAEGFRDRADIVTTPGAQAT
- a CDS encoding PLP-dependent aminotransferase family protein; translation: MDTLDRANATPVAHGSAPGPLVQGGEVAAGALAARLGRWAHGDGTLSTRLAAAIAALIGGGELRPADRLPAERALSAAVAVSRGTVVSAYASLAEQGLVERRQGSGTTVAGARTTPAADRRPGRGEALFSALPNAIDLLRTVPQIPDLGVQLIRDHQPRLDLALLPETDPAGLPALRELIADMYRAEGTPTTPEQILVTHGAQQAISLVVNALVEPGDVVLAEEITWPGVTDSVGLRGGTVHGVPMGADGLDVDALEQAMARLRPVLVALNPHHQNPTGTRLPAAARHRVAELAAQYGVPVIEDRVVAGISFDGVVPPTLASERPDAPVLVVESVSKWAWAGLRIGWLRADPVLVRRLRGARQLADQSTSVPGQLLALDLIAHATELRRANSRVHQQRLLLLQELMAAHLPDWTSDAPRGGLALWAALPRGSASALARVAAAHGVSIAGTGAFAVSAAAPDDHVRLPFTAPDDVLTEGVRRLGDAWREYRETLSSPA